CCCCGACACGGTGGTGAATGAAGTCTCTTTTTTAATGGCCGATCTTGTTGAACGGCCTTAGTGTACTTGTTCAGTAACTGCCCAAAGGTAGGTCCCTGATTTGTACGTTTACCCTGCAGTTTTGGCACATTTGTTTTCCAAGTACCCTTTTTTGGACGTTTTGGCTTGAAAGTTCGAGGCTGCTCCctgggccggtctgaccggtcgttgtacccggtctgaccggttgcgccTGGACAGCAGGCTGACTGGAGGAACTCGCTTGCCCCCCGGGCTTAGGAGCATTAACAAAAATCCTCAAAGTCGGCTTCCCATGAGGAGTCTTCTCAGCAATGACTTTTCGGGCCAGAATCTTGCCATTTACATTCATCGACCTCGGATCTCCAATCACCACATTCTTCCCTTGAGCCCCTTCGGCTTGCTCCGGCCGAAGGAGAACCTTTGGATTATTCAGTTCCAAAGTATGGACAGGAAAGGGAGTCTTGTCtacttgcatctcagaaagcaCTAATCGTCTTTCATCtacagccgattggatctgtcgaaggaaaacattacaatcattagtagcatgtgagaaagaattatgccacttacaatatgcatgcctTTTTAGTTCTTCCGGCGATGGTATAGCATGAGACAAACGAATGTTTCCATGtttaagtaattcatcaaaaatcctatCGCACTTGggaacatcaaaagtaaatttcatctcattttgccgattcttttgaaccgGCTTAAGCGAAGGACACATAGAAAGTTtgtcctttgatggccaaataAATTCAGCGGCGTACACTCCCTTttcctcatcgtccgaacagTCGGAATCATTCTCAACAACACGCGTGTTAGACCGATGAGGCTTAAAGGAATCTTTAGAATTTTTACACTTAAATTCGACACCAACAGCTCGTATTTGCAAATAATTAACCGTAATGAAATCAAAACCTtcaagtttctctttcaaataagaatgcaagccattaaatgccaaatccgccaaatctttttccgAAAGAAACGGATTGAAACAACGGTTTTTCAAAGCTTTAAACCTCTGGAAATAATCCAAAACCGATTCATCTCGGTTTTATCTAACCGATGTTATGTCTAGCAATCTAACTTCGGcttccccactaaagaagtgatcatgaaatttgcgcTCTAATTGATTTCAATTTAAAATCGATCCCGgcgcaagcgaggaaaaccaagagaaagcggttccggtcaaagataaagaaaataagcgAACACGCAAAGCATCGTTaagacccgcttctcccaattgcaagacatattggctaacatgctcccaagtCGTACGAGAATCTTTACCATTAAATTTCACAAACTCGGGAAcgcgccaaccagcaggatatGAAACGAAATCAAACTCTGGAGGATACGGCTTTTGATATAAACACGACCCACCCATATCAATCCCAAGTTTAGATTTAAGTACACCGGCCAAATCCTCCTTAAACCTGTTGAAATCGGCCTGATAAGTACCGCTGGCCGATGCATGCGAAGAGGCCGAGACACGTTGCGTGGTAGGACCGGTGTAAGTCATGTTTGTGTTAGGAATCGGCGCTCGGtgaggtccagatccctgcTGTGATGTAGTATGAGGCCCGACATGCATCACTATCTCATTGATTCGGCTAGGGACGACCGAATCGGGAATAGAAGCGTGCGGTGCAGAGGGCACTAGACACTGTCCCgtcggactggtctgaccggttgtgtaaccggtctgaccgcccgcaccggtctgaccggtcgaggagaCCGGTGGGACCGGTGGCGCGTGGACAATAGATGGCAACGGTGTTTGCTCTGgaaacgagttcggcggcatcccaAAGAATTGATCCTGGGTAGCAGATGTGCCAGCCGAATTCGCTTCTGGAATATAAGTGCCACCCTCGACACTTTTGCCCTTTTTAAGTGCCTCAATCTGATCATTGAGCCCAGCAAAACTCTCTCCTGCAGCTACTTGCGCGGCGGATATTTTCGAATCTACCATAAGAGAGAATTACTTGACTAATTCAGATGGATCATTAGGAAGTACCTCAACCTTGTCTTGGTTCAGCTTGAATGATGGCATCACGAACTCCCCGACCCTCTTGAATAGGCCTCCTCGCTCCTTCTTGAATCCTTGAAGGAACTGCTCTTTCAGGTGCTCTTCAGCGATGAGGTAGGCCCTGCGCTCGTCTTCAGTGAGTTCCTCCATGGTCGCCTTGATGACGTTGTCGTTGTGAATTTCACCATGAGTACACATCTTTCCAGAGAAGTTAGATTAGATCAGTTTtaaaaaaccagattaatctgttccccaacggagtcgccaaaaagtatgttgacgcagaatcgcaccaacacactcgaatgcgctagaacgcgcggacgatcgtcaaaacgatcaacaccagcgAAACCTtgggtagaccggtctgaccggtgccgccgaccggtctgaccggtgcaagcaaGGCGTCGccggaaacctagaacagcgagctcgggagggaccccgtcggagctcgtgaacatagggttgctctgaggtcggcaggtcactcagaacgtcttcaaacgccgtcgagacgaaggaagaaagcaatctagggttggaaaagactaggatttgagagataaaaagtaatgcgatttttgtattgattcgattgggaataactcAATCggtcttagcctttatatttataggccggagaagacgtaccccttcacgagtaggattacataagAACTCtttataaaaaatctaattctactgggactgtacagaccagaccggtctgaccggttgaccCGACTGATCAGACCGGTCAGCCTcgataagtgccaaatttggctgtcaacagctTCCCCTCGCAGGAGGGTAAGCCATGTGAGATTGAGGCGTGCAATCAGGTCTGCCGGGCGCAGGGGTACCCCAACCCTGACGCGCGCTGCGGGCACCCTCCGCCGGGcaaggcggcggcaatggcgactgctgctgctgctacgcgCAGTAGTGCTGCTGGAAAATGCTGACGGCGCCGACCATTGCTGGCTGCGAAACTGCTCCATTCGAATGTCGCAATAATTTTtgattttctgaaaaaaaaggcCTGCTATTCTATTTTTCCTGGTACCAGATGTACTCTTTTGTTAGCTTCACAAAAAGGAGTCTTGTCTTTTGCTGGCGAGAAGATGAGCGAGCCCGAGCCTATATAAACGGGCCCGGCCCACTAGGTCTGTCGATGAAACTGGGCCAGAAAGCTTGCAGGGACCTAAGGGCCCAATAAGACAAACTGCTTTTGCAGCCCACATATCCACTGCCGgcattaaaaaaaaaaagatgtttcttccccttttctttttttcagaaCATGAGTCAATTCACCAAAGCAGAGTAGAGGAATCATCATGTATGTCATCATATTaagtatgtatgtatatatataagagTACCTTGGCTGTTATTAATGGTACATGGTAGAGACATCTCAACACATACAACCATTAGAGTTTGTTTGGAATCCAGAACAAGATCGATGGTGGCCATGGACATGGAGGCAGGCAGGCCAgtaggatgatgatgatgaagaagaagaaagcaaaTTAAGCGAAAGCACATGCGCGACAACAGCACGAGGAAGCAGCTTCAGAGATCTACTTGGTGAACTCGATGGCCCATGCGTTGGCGTAGATGTAGGTGGCCTTGAACCCGGTGAAGCCGGCGCCCTTGGCGAGCTCCTCGAACTCCCTCTCGTAGCGCTCCTTGCCGCCGGGGTTGTGCGCGAGCATGATGAGGTCGACGTGGAACACGCCCTGCGCCTTGGGCGTCGCCTCCGGGTTCACCGGCAGGATGCACTCGACGATGATCACCttgccgccggcggggagcgcgtcGTAGCAGTTCTTGAGGATCACCGCGCAGTGGGCGTCGCTCCAGTCGTGGAGGATCCACTTCATGAGGatggcgtcgccggcgggcaCGGCCTTGAACATGTCGCCGCCGACGTGCTGCACGCCGGGGAACGGCGGCGCCTCGGAGATCACATGGGGCAGGTCGAAGTTGACCCCCTTGATCCGCGGGTAGTGGGAGGTGATGGCGTGCAGGGTGgcgccgatgccgccgccgacgtcgaccAGGGTGCCGACGCCCTCGAAGCCGGTGTAGAACTCGAGCAGCTTCTTGGTGATGATCACCGAGTGGTTCTTCATGCCCTCGTTGAACACGCGGTTGAAGCGCGGGTCCGTGCCGTGGTACTCGAACGCCGTCATGCCGTACGCCTTGTTGAACGGGATGCCGCCCTCCAGCACGGCGTCCTTGAGGTAGTACCTGACATCCATCAACAATTTGCACTGTTGGTTACAGATCAGTATGTACTGAACTGAATAAGGCATGCATATAGCGCTAGTAACTGCTACTTGTAGAACATGCAGCAGTGTTCTATCTACAGCAATGGCTAAAATTGGTATGAAACAAACAGGTATGCAGAGTCCTAAACTGTCTGAAGCCACTGATCGGTAGGAAACAGTGTGAACATTtaaaattggtcaaaatttgCCAAACAGAGAGTACTGCTACTGATGCCTGACCAAGTTCCAGAaggaacagggcaagaatctATCAGCATCAGCCAGCATGACAACTGCCAAATACTAGTCAGTGGCCTGTTGTCCATATTTTCTAGTACACCCTGTAGGCCtgttcacacacacacacacacacacacacacacacacacacacacacacacacacacacacacacacacacacacacacacacacgcacaccaaACTATTCGGCTGCCACCAGAACCCTGAAGATTCACCTCCAGTTGGTGGCCGGAGGCTCAGTCCAGATCAGCACGGGCCATTTTACAATCCTCGTGGTAGAATTGGGAGGATTTCTTGCGAAATCTGAGCCGTCCATCCAGTGTCGACGGCTCCGGATGCGAATCTAGAAAGGGAGCTGTCTATGTTCCTTCTCCAAGGTTCACGAAAGTCTCACCCGATGGAGGATGGACACAACTTTGCTGCTTGCTTACTTTTCTCTCCTACTTTTTCCccatttttttcagaaaatatttttgtattTACTATTTAGAGAAACATTATGGATAACCTAAGTATGCTGCAAGCTTCTCCTACTACTTGCAATCTACAACCACTCCACCGTGTTAAGTTcagtgaagaaaaaaaaacaaaacagtaCTAATTGATGATCAGCTCATGCAGAAACAACAATTATTGATGGTAGAAGACTCACTCACCAGCTCTCCATGAGGACCTTGTCCTGGTTCATGAGCGCGAGGGCGGCCATGGAGACGCCGTCCTCGTTGGGGGTGAGCCACTTGCagacgggcgcggcggcgtagCGGCGCGAGTACTTGCCGTCCTTGCCCTCCTCCATCTGGCACCGGACGACGTCGTAGGAGGCGAGCAGGCGCAGGATGCGGTCGACCATGGTCGCCGCGTCGGGGTTAGTGGGCGCCACGGGCAgccgcgccaccacctcctccggcgccagcgccgccgcggggtccTTCTGGAGCACCTCCAGCAGGCCCAGCTCGATGGCGTTCTTGAGCGTCATCGGCAGGATGGACGACGACGCCAGCTGCAGCGCGTACATGCACGCCTCCTcgtccgcggccgcggccacgtCGGTGGCGGTGGAGCCCATGGCTGGCTGCAGCCTGCTCgagtggtggagctgccggcggcgagctagggGGGCTTCTTGCCGGCGTTGAGCTGCCGAGACCGATCGAGAGGCAACAGGCAAGTGGCGTGCGCCAGTGCTGGGAAGGAGGCCGGGAGGTGAGAGGGGTTATATGGGGCCGGAGGCTTCACCAACCACCTCACCaactgccttttttttttccttctcatttttcagcTGCTTTTTTTTTGGAGACGAAAAGGTGAGCTAGCTTGAAAGATGCTTGGCACTGAGAAAAAGCAGGTAGCTCATTAGCAATGCGTAATGATGCATGGTTAAGATAAGTAGGGCCCATCAGTTTGTTGGTGTTGGTGAATGGTGAATGGTGATGAACtgatgatgatgagtaatcTATAGGAGTACAGGTTTAGGTTTGCGTGCGAGTCAAGTGGGTACAAGATTTGGAACGAGAATGATGTGCTCGGCCAACCACAGGTGAAGTGGTTGTGAGACTCTGCTCTGTGCATGGCGGCAGAGATGTTGAAAACTCAgctcactcttttttttttgaaacgaaaaaCTCAGCTCACTCGGCTACAAAGT
The Panicum virgatum strain AP13 chromosome 6N, P.virgatum_v5, whole genome shotgun sequence genome window above contains:
- the LOC120680242 gene encoding caffeic acid 3-O-methyltransferase; the protein is MGSTATDVAAAADEEACMYALQLASSSILPMTLKNAIELGLLEVLQKDPAAALAPEEVVARLPVAPTNPDAATMVDRILRLLASYDVVRCQMEEGKDGKYSRRYAAAPVCKWLTPNEDGVSMAALALMNQDKVLMESWYYLKDAVLEGGIPFNKAYGMTAFEYHGTDPRFNRVFNEGMKNHSVIITKKLLEFYTGFEGVGTLVDVGGGIGATLHAITSHYPRIKGVNFDLPHVISEAPPFPGVQHVGGDMFKAVPAGDAILMKWILHDWSDAHCAVILKNCYDALPAGGKVIIVECILPVNPEATPKAQGVFHVDLIMLAHNPGGKERYEREFEELAKGAGFTGFKATYIYANAWAIEFTK